In the Rhizobium sp. CB3090 genome, one interval contains:
- a CDS encoding addiction module antidote protein, whose translation MDEERPISMDAMDGYIAAAFETDDPSSIAKALGAVARTRNMSKLAKDVGMNRSALYRALSGDGNPEFATILKVVKALGLKLTPVPVVERKSDAA comes from the coding sequence ATGGATGAGGAAAGACCCATCAGCATGGACGCCATGGACGGCTATATTGCAGCCGCCTTCGAAACCGACGATCCCTCTTCCATCGCCAAAGCACTTGGCGCCGTGGCGCGAACGCGCAACATGAGCAAGCTTGCCAAGGATGTCGGTATGAACCGCTCGGCTCTCTATCGGGCGCTCAGTGGGGACGGAAATCCGGAATTTGCGACGATTCTGAAGGTCGTGAAGGCGCTTGGCCTGAAACTGACGCCGGTGCCGGTGGTCGAACGGAAATCGGACGCCGCCTGA
- the sufA gene encoding Fe-S cluster assembly scaffold SufA: MGFAVMSMTDDAAARVKSIVENSGPDAKGVRVGIKKGGCAGMEYTIDLVTEPNAKDDLIERDGAKVWVEPSAVLYLLGTEMGFETTTLRSGFTFTNPNQTSACGCGESVELKPADLAALAAQRQAAPPV, encoded by the coding sequence ATGGGCTTTGCAGTAATGAGCATGACGGATGACGCGGCAGCGCGCGTCAAGTCAATCGTCGAGAATTCCGGTCCCGATGCCAAGGGCGTTCGCGTCGGCATCAAGAAGGGCGGCTGCGCCGGGATGGAATATACCATCGACCTCGTGACCGAACCGAATGCGAAGGACGACCTGATCGAGCGCGACGGCGCCAAGGTCTGGGTCGAGCCGTCTGCCGTGCTTTATTTGCTTGGCACCGAAATGGGCTTTGAAACCACGACGCTGCGCTCCGGCTTCACCTTCACCAATCCAAACCAGACATCGGCCTGCGGCTGCGGCGAATCCGTCGAGTTGAAGCCCGCCGATCTCGCCGCTTTGGCAGCACAGCGTCAGGCGGCTCCGCCTGTCTGA
- a CDS encoding SUF system Fe-S cluster assembly protein produces the protein MSLDESEQKIDVREGIVHSNIPEDELARLSDDVISALKTVYDPEIPADIFELGLVYKIDIEDDRMVKIVMTLTAPGCPVAGEMPGWVENAVGAVEGVSGVEVIMTFDPPWTPDRMSEEAQVAVGWY, from the coding sequence ATGTCACTCGATGAAAGCGAACAGAAGATTGACGTGCGCGAGGGCATCGTGCATTCCAACATTCCCGAGGACGAACTCGCGCGCCTGAGCGACGATGTCATCAGCGCGTTGAAGACGGTCTACGACCCTGAAATTCCTGCCGATATCTTCGAACTCGGCCTGGTCTACAAGATCGATATCGAAGACGACCGCATGGTGAAAATCGTCATGACGCTGACTGCGCCGGGTTGTCCCGTCGCCGGCGAAATGCCGGGCTGGGTCGAAAATGCGGTCGGTGCCGTGGAAGGAGTTTCCGGCGTCGAAGTCATCATGACCTTCGACCCGCCGTGGACGCCGGATCGCATGTCGGAAGAGGCGCAGGTGGCCGTCGGCTGGTATTGA
- a CDS encoding cysteine desulfurase: MDKIVPATAYDVEAIRRDFPILSTTVHGKPLVYLDNGASAQKPQSVIDAISHAYSREYANVHRGLHFLSNAATEAYEAAREKVRRFLNAPSVDDIVFTKNSTEAINTVAYGWGMPKLGEGDEIVVSIMEHHSNIVPWHFIRERQGAKLVWVPIDDDGGFHIEDFEKSLTERTKLVAITHMSNALGTIVPVKEVCRIAHERGIPVLIDGSQGAVHLPVDVQDIDCDWYVMTGHKLYGPSGIGVLYGKKDRLREMRPFQGGGEMIFDVTEDNVTYNDPPHRFEAGTPPIVQAIGLGFALDYMESVGREAIARHEADLAAYAAERLREINSLRVFGTAPGKGGIFSFELAGIHSHDVSMVIDRRGVGVRAGTHCAQPLLKRFGVTSTCRASFGMYNTRAEVDALADALEYARKFFA, from the coding sequence GTGGACAAGATCGTACCAGCCACCGCCTATGATGTCGAAGCGATCCGCCGGGATTTTCCGATCCTGTCGACCACCGTCCATGGCAAACCGCTGGTCTATCTCGACAACGGTGCATCAGCACAGAAGCCGCAAAGTGTGATCGACGCGATATCGCACGCCTATTCTCGCGAATATGCCAACGTGCATCGCGGCCTGCACTTCCTCTCGAATGCGGCCACGGAAGCCTATGAGGCTGCGCGCGAAAAAGTGCGCCGCTTCCTGAATGCGCCCTCGGTGGACGATATCGTCTTCACCAAGAACTCGACCGAGGCGATCAATACTGTCGCTTATGGCTGGGGCATGCCCAAACTCGGCGAAGGCGACGAGATCGTCGTCTCCATCATGGAGCATCACTCAAATATCGTGCCCTGGCATTTCATCCGCGAGCGGCAGGGCGCCAAGCTGGTCTGGGTGCCGATAGACGACGACGGCGGCTTTCATATCGAGGATTTCGAAAAGAGCCTGACGGAACGCACCAAGCTCGTCGCGATCACCCATATGTCGAATGCGCTCGGCACGATCGTTCCGGTCAAGGAAGTCTGCCGCATCGCCCATGAGCGCGGCATTCCGGTGCTGATCGACGGATCACAAGGCGCCGTGCACCTGCCGGTCGATGTGCAGGATATCGATTGCGACTGGTACGTCATGACCGGTCACAAGCTCTACGGCCCTTCGGGAATCGGCGTGCTTTACGGCAAGAAGGACAGATTGCGCGAGATGCGCCCCTTCCAGGGCGGCGGCGAGATGATCTTCGATGTCACCGAGGACAACGTGACCTACAATGATCCGCCGCATCGTTTCGAAGCAGGCACGCCGCCCATCGTCCAGGCGATCGGGCTCGGCTTCGCGCTCGATTACATGGAGAGCGTCGGCCGTGAGGCAATTGCCCGGCACGAGGCCGATCTTGCGGCTTACGCGGCGGAACGGCTGCGGGAGATCAATTCGCTGCGCGTTTTCGGCACCGCGCCCGGTAAAGGCGGCATCTTCTCCTTCGAGCTTGCAGGTATCCATTCTCACGACGTCTCGATGGTGATCGACCGTCGAGGCGTTGGCGTCCGCGCAGGTACACATTGTGCCCAGCCGCTCTTGAAACGCTTCGGCGTGACCTCCACATGCCGGGCATCGTTCGGCATGTACAATACCCGCGCCGAGGTGGATGCCCTGGCCGATGCGCTGGAATATGCGCGTAAATTCTTTGCCTAA
- the sufD gene encoding Fe-S cluster assembly protein SufD yields MNIQTTSRLTAAETALIEAYNNQLGDLPGDGDVLAVRDRLLDDLKTAGLPTRRFEAWHYTDLKNLLRSVPTDLGAGIVEPLSPTVPGSAVLSVLQGSADGKTSVDGLVVSRYADSLADGTAAAGLTALGRDDAVGRINGSFVRDGYVIEFPDGTELDAPLEIQFVHAGGQIHSRLPVSFGADVKATVIERHQAVPGAAALVSSVSDVKIGKGAEVTWIILQEQGTEDTHLGQIRVDLGADAKLKLFVINAGGKLVRQELHVKVTGEGSDLVLRGVNLLGGDTHTDVTLVLGHDVPHTGSTEIVRNVVFDRARGVFQGMIRVAPDAQKTDARMACNTLLMSDDAEFSVKPELEIFADDVQCGHGATVADIDENHLYYMMARGIPRNKARAMLVNAFVAEIIEELEDEGLVEALEGVISAWLENHA; encoded by the coding sequence ATGAACATTCAGACGACGAGCCGTCTGACCGCCGCAGAGACGGCGCTGATCGAGGCTTACAACAATCAGTTGGGCGATTTGCCGGGCGATGGCGACGTGCTCGCCGTCCGCGATCGCCTGCTGGATGATCTCAAGACCGCCGGCCTGCCGACGCGCCGCTTCGAAGCCTGGCATTATACCGATCTCAAAAACCTGCTGCGTTCTGTTCCCACTGATCTCGGCGCCGGTATCGTCGAGCCCCTGTCGCCGACCGTTCCCGGTTCGGCCGTGCTTTCCGTCCTGCAGGGCAGCGCCGATGGCAAGACCTCGGTCGATGGCCTGGTCGTCAGCCGCTACGCTGACAGTCTGGCTGACGGTACTGCCGCCGCCGGATTGACGGCGCTCGGCAGGGACGACGCTGTCGGCCGCATCAACGGCAGCTTCGTGCGCGATGGCTATGTCATCGAATTTCCGGATGGGACTGAGCTCGACGCGCCGCTGGAGATCCAGTTCGTGCATGCCGGCGGCCAGATTCACAGCCGGCTGCCTGTCTCCTTCGGCGCCGATGTCAAGGCAACCGTGATCGAGCGCCACCAGGCCGTGCCCGGTGCTGCGGCGCTGGTCTCCTCGGTCAGCGACGTCAAGATCGGCAAAGGTGCCGAAGTGACCTGGATCATCCTGCAGGAGCAGGGAACCGAGGATACGCATCTCGGCCAGATCCGCGTCGACCTGGGTGCGGATGCGAAGCTGAAGCTGTTCGTCATCAATGCCGGCGGCAAGCTGGTGCGACAGGAACTGCATGTGAAGGTCACGGGCGAGGGCTCCGACCTCGTGCTACGCGGCGTCAACTTGCTCGGTGGCGATACGCATACCGATGTGACGCTGGTGCTCGGTCATGACGTGCCACACACGGGCTCGACGGAGATCGTCCGCAACGTGGTGTTCGACCGGGCTCGCGGCGTCTTCCAGGGCATGATCCGTGTCGCTCCGGATGCACAGAAGACCGACGCCCGCATGGCCTGCAACACGCTCTTGATGTCCGACGATGCCGAATTCTCCGTCAAGCCGGAGCTGGAAATCTTCGCCGACGACGTGCAGTGCGGCCATGGCGCCACGGTTGCCGATATTGACGAGAACCATCTCTATTACATGATGGCGCGCGGCATTCCACGGAACAAGGCTCGCGCCATGCTGGTCAATGCCTTCGTGGCCGAAATTATCGAAGAGCTGGAAGACGAAGGCCTGGTCGAGGCGCTGGAAGGCGTTATCTCGGCCTGGCTGGAAAATCACGCCTGA
- the sufC gene encoding Fe-S cluster assembly ATPase SufC: MLEIKNLHARIAEDGTEIIRGLDLTVKAGEVAAIMGPNGSGKSTLSYILSGRDDYEVTEGDILYNGESILELDAAERAAKGIFLAFQYPVEIPGVATMQFLKVAMNEQRKARGEAELTTPDFMRRVKDAAGKLQINTEMLKRPLNVGFSGGEKKRAEILQMALLEPQLCVLDETDSGLDIDALKIVADGVNALRSPDRAVIVITHYQRLLDYIVPDTVHVLYKGQVIKSGDKTLAHELEANGYADIIGAAA; encoded by the coding sequence ATGCTTGAAATCAAGAACCTGCATGCCCGTATCGCCGAAGACGGCACGGAAATCATCCGCGGCCTGGACCTGACGGTGAAGGCGGGCGAAGTGGCTGCCATCATGGGTCCGAACGGCTCCGGCAAGTCGACGCTCTCCTATATTCTTTCCGGCCGCGACGATTACGAGGTGACGGAAGGCGATATCCTCTACAACGGCGAGAGCATTCTGGAGCTCGACGCCGCCGAACGTGCCGCAAAGGGCATCTTCCTCGCTTTCCAATATCCGGTCGAAATCCCCGGCGTTGCCACCATGCAGTTCCTGAAGGTAGCGATGAACGAGCAGCGCAAGGCGCGCGGTGAAGCCGAACTGACGACGCCTGACTTCATGCGTCGCGTCAAGGACGCTGCCGGCAAGCTGCAGATCAACACCGAGATGCTGAAACGCCCGCTGAACGTCGGCTTCTCCGGCGGCGAGAAGAAGCGCGCCGAAATCCTGCAGATGGCACTCCTGGAGCCGCAGCTTTGCGTACTGGACGAGACTGACTCCGGTCTCGATATCGATGCGCTGAAGATCGTCGCCGACGGCGTCAACGCGCTGCGCTCGCCAGACCGTGCCGTGATAGTCATCACCCACTATCAGCGTCTGCTCGACTATATCGTTCCGGACACCGTGCACGTGCTCTACAAGGGCCAGGTGATCAAGTCCGGCGACAAGACGCTGGCACACGAACTCGAAGCCAACGGCTACGCCGATATCATTGGGGCTGCGGCCTGA
- a CDS encoding cytoplasmic protein, with protein sequence MIKEQQGVVAAHRHCIRNRTELEGSETSGCFHCLEIYPIAEIWEWIRETKEDEEHLTATCPKCGIDAVIGDASGYPVTDAKFLQRMKRRWFDV encoded by the coding sequence GTGATCAAGGAACAGCAAGGCGTTGTCGCTGCCCATCGCCATTGCATTCGCAATCGGACCGAACTCGAGGGGAGCGAAACTTCTGGCTGCTTCCATTGTCTTGAAATCTATCCGATCGCCGAGATTTGGGAATGGATACGCGAGACAAAGGAAGACGAGGAACATCTCACCGCGACATGTCCGAAATGCGGAATCGACGCGGTAATTGGTGATGCGTCCGGCTACCCCGTGACTGACGCAAAATTTTTACAAAGAATGAAGCGCCGCTGGTTTGATGTTTAA
- the sufB gene encoding Fe-S cluster assembly protein SufB encodes MPAVQETVDQVRLIDVDQYKYGFETTIEVEKAPKGLSEDIIRFISAKKQEPEWMLEWRLEAYRRWLTLEEPTWARVDYPKIDFNDIHYYAAPKKFAGPKSLDEVDPELLKTYEKLGIPLREQEILAGVEKSKIAVDAVFDSVSVVTTFKEELKKAGVIFMSISEAIREHPDLVRKYLGSVVPTTDNFYATLNSAVFTDGSFVFVPKGVRCPMELSTYFRINEKNTGQFERTLIIAEEGAYVSYLEGCTAPQRDENQLHAAVVELIALDDAEIKYSTVQNWYPGDKHGKGGIYNFVTKRGDCRGARSKISWTQVETGSAITWKYPSCILRGDDSRGEFYSIAVSNGHQQVDSGTKMIHLGKNTSSRIISKGIAAGVSQNTYRGQVSAHRRATNARNFTQCDSLLIGDKCGAHTVPYIEAKNSSAHFEHEATTSKISEDQLFYCLQRGIPEEAAIALIVNGFVKEVLQELPMEFAVEAQKLIGISLEGSVG; translated from the coding sequence ATGCCTGCAGTCCAGGAAACGGTTGATCAGGTTCGCCTGATCGACGTGGACCAGTATAAATATGGTTTCGAGACTACCATCGAGGTGGAAAAGGCTCCCAAGGGTCTTTCCGAAGACATTATCCGTTTCATCTCCGCCAAGAAGCAGGAGCCGGAGTGGATGCTCGAATGGCGGCTCGAGGCTTACCGTCGCTGGTTGACGCTTGAAGAGCCCACATGGGCGCGCGTCGACTATCCGAAGATCGACTTCAACGACATTCACTATTACGCTGCGCCGAAGAAGTTCGCCGGTCCGAAGTCGCTTGACGAAGTGGACCCGGAGCTTCTGAAGACCTACGAAAAGCTCGGCATTCCGCTGCGTGAGCAGGAAATTCTTGCCGGCGTCGAGAAGTCGAAGATCGCTGTCGACGCGGTGTTCGACTCCGTTTCTGTCGTTACGACCTTCAAGGAAGAGCTGAAAAAGGCCGGCGTGATCTTCATGTCGATCTCGGAGGCGATCCGCGAGCATCCCGACCTCGTGCGCAAATATCTCGGCTCCGTCGTTCCGACGACCGATAATTTCTATGCGACGCTGAATTCGGCTGTGTTCACCGATGGCTCCTTCGTCTTCGTGCCAAAGGGCGTGCGGTGCCCGATGGAACTGTCCACCTATTTCCGCATCAACGAGAAGAACACTGGCCAGTTCGAGCGCACACTGATCATCGCCGAAGAGGGAGCTTATGTCTCCTATCTCGAAGGCTGCACAGCGCCGCAGCGCGACGAAAACCAATTGCATGCGGCCGTGGTCGAGCTGATCGCGCTGGACGACGCCGAAATCAAGTATTCGACCGTCCAGAACTGGTACCCAGGCGATAAGCACGGCAAGGGCGGCATCTATAACTTCGTCACCAAGCGCGGCGATTGCCGCGGCGCCCGCTCGAAGATCTCCTGGACGCAGGTCGAAACCGGTTCGGCGATCACCTGGAAATATCCGTCCTGCATCCTGCGCGGCGACGACAGCCGCGGCGAGTTCTACTCGATCGCCGTTTCCAACGGCCATCAGCAGGTCGACAGCGGCACCAAGATGATCCATCTCGGCAAGAATACGTCGAGCCGCATCATCTCGAAGGGTATCGCCGCCGGCGTGTCGCAGAACACTTATCGCGGCCAGGTCTCGGCGCATCGCCGCGCGACGAATGCCCGTAACTTCACGCAATGCGACTCGTTGCTGATCGGCGACAAGTGTGGTGCGCATACGGTGCCCTATATCGAGGCGAAGAACTCGTCTGCGCATTTCGAGCATGAGGCCACGACGTCGAAAATCTCCGAGGATCAGTTGTTCTACTGCCTGCAGCGCGGCATTCCCGAGGAAGCGGCGATCGCGTTGATCGTCAACGGCTTCGTCAAGGAAGTGCTGCAGGAGCTGCCGATGGAATTCGCCGTCGAGGCACAGAAGCTGATCGGCATCTCGCTGGAAGGCTCGGTAGGGTGA
- a CDS encoding cysteine desulfurase family protein: MAATRLYLDWNATAPLHPAARDAMLRALDLYGNPNSVHGEGRATRAAIEAARRQVASLTGAEPAHVVFTSGATEAANMVLTPEFRMGRTPLAISHLYISAIEHPALREGGRFPKEKISEIPVTSDGVVDLTALDAMLSAHDKANGLPMVAIMLANNETGILQPVYEAAKIVQAFGGVFIVDAVQAAGRVPIDINEIGADFLIVSSHKIGGPKGGGALISRGEVLMPKPLIHGGGQEKGHRSGTENALAIIGFGAAAAAAIAEFDSRNAAVAKLRDRLEEGMRLAAPDVIIHGEGGPRVPNTSFFTLPGLKSETGQIAFDLEGVAISAGSACSSGKVGESHVLMAMGCDPKLGALRISLGFATNEEDVERAIAAFARIAGRRKPAGAAA; the protein is encoded by the coding sequence ATGGCGGCAACGCGCCTTTATCTCGACTGGAATGCCACCGCTCCGCTTCATCCGGCGGCGCGCGACGCTATGTTGCGCGCCTTGGACCTCTATGGAAACCCCAATTCCGTTCATGGCGAAGGTCGTGCGACCCGAGCGGCGATCGAAGCCGCACGCCGGCAGGTCGCAAGTCTGACGGGCGCCGAACCGGCTCATGTGGTCTTTACCAGCGGCGCGACTGAGGCCGCCAACATGGTGCTGACACCGGAATTCCGCATGGGCCGCACGCCGCTTGCGATCAGCCATCTCTATATATCGGCAATCGAGCATCCTGCGCTGCGCGAAGGCGGCCGTTTCCCGAAAGAAAAGATCAGCGAAATACCGGTGACATCGGACGGTGTTGTCGATCTGACCGCGCTGGACGCGATGCTTTCGGCACATGACAAGGCAAACGGCCTGCCGATGGTGGCGATCATGCTCGCCAACAACGAAACCGGCATTCTCCAGCCCGTATATGAAGCGGCTAAGATCGTGCAGGCATTCGGCGGCGTCTTCATCGTCGACGCCGTGCAGGCGGCAGGTCGGGTTCCGATCGATATCAACGAGATCGGCGCTGATTTCCTGATCGTCTCGTCGCATAAGATCGGCGGACCGAAAGGGGGCGGCGCGCTCATCTCGCGCGGCGAAGTGCTGATGCCGAAGCCGCTGATTCATGGCGGCGGTCAGGAAAAAGGACATCGCTCCGGCACCGAGAACGCGTTGGCCATCATCGGTTTCGGTGCGGCTGCTGCCGCCGCGATTGCCGAGTTCGATAGCCGCAATGCGGCTGTTGCGAAACTTCGTGATCGGCTGGAGGAGGGCATGCGGCTTGCCGCGCCCGATGTCATCATACATGGCGAAGGCGGTCCACGCGTGCCGAATACCAGTTTCTTCACTTTGCCGGGGCTGAAATCCGAGACCGGACAGATCGCCTTCGATCTTGAAGGAGTGGCGATTTCTGCAGGCTCCGCCTGCTCCTCCGGCAAGGTAGGTGAAAGCCATGTGCTGATGGCAATGGGCTGCGACCCCAAGCTTGGGGCGCTGCGCATTTCGCTTGGATTTGCGACGAACGAAGAGGATGTCGAGCGTGCGATTGCTGCGTTCGCCAGAATTGCCGGCCGGCGCAAACCTGCCGGAGCTGCGGCCTAA
- a CDS encoding alpha/beta hydrolase, translating into MPEVIFNGPAGRLEGRYQPSKEKSAPIAIILHPHPQFGGTMNNQVVYQLFYMFQKRGFTTLRFNFRGIGRSQGEFDHGAGELSDAASALDWVQSLHPDSKSCWVAGYSFGAWIGMQLLMRRPEIEGFMSIAPQPNIYDFSFLAPCPSSGLIINGDSDKVAPEKDVNGLVEKLKTQKGILITHKVVPGANHFFNGQVDTLLGECEDYLDRRLNGELVPEPAAKRIR; encoded by the coding sequence ATGCCCGAAGTTATTTTCAACGGCCCCGCAGGCCGCCTTGAAGGCCGCTATCAGCCCTCCAAGGAAAAGAGCGCCCCGATCGCGATTATCCTGCACCCGCATCCGCAATTCGGCGGCACGATGAACAATCAGGTCGTCTACCAGCTCTTCTATATGTTCCAGAAGCGCGGTTTCACGACGCTTCGCTTCAATTTCCGCGGCATCGGCCGCAGCCAGGGTGAGTTCGACCATGGTGCCGGCGAGTTGTCCGATGCCGCCTCGGCGCTCGACTGGGTGCAGAGCCTGCATCCGGATTCCAAGAGCTGCTGGGTCGCCGGCTATTCCTTCGGCGCCTGGATCGGCATGCAGCTTCTGATGCGCCGCCCGGAAATCGAAGGCTTCATGTCGATTGCGCCGCAGCCGAACATCTACGATTTCTCATTCCTGGCACCCTGCCCGTCCTCCGGCCTGATCATCAACGGTGATTCCGACAAGGTTGCCCCGGAAAAGGACGTCAACGGCCTCGTCGAAAAGCTGAAGACGCAAAAAGGTATTCTGATCACGCATAAGGTTGTGCCTGGCGCCAACCACTTTTTCAACGGCCAGGTCGATACGCTGCTCGGCGAATGCGAAGACTACCTCGACCGTCGTTTGAACGGCGAACTGGTGCCGGAACCGGCGGCCAAGAGGATCAGGTAA
- a CDS encoding putative toxin-antitoxin system toxin component, PIN family has product MRAIIDTNVFVSACIGAGPASSVVEACIEGRVQPVMGAKLFLEYEDVLARGALFANARLSEPERQLLFNVFVSKCEWCPIYFLWRPNLRDEGDNHIVELAIAGNADYVVTSNVRDFRNPNLRFDNVVVVTPERFEQELGK; this is encoded by the coding sequence ATGAGAGCCATCATTGATACCAATGTTTTTGTCAGTGCGTGCATCGGTGCAGGTCCCGCCTCATCGGTGGTTGAGGCATGTATTGAAGGTCGTGTTCAACCCGTCATGGGCGCCAAGCTATTCCTTGAGTATGAGGATGTGCTGGCAAGAGGAGCGCTATTTGCAAATGCGCGTCTCAGCGAACCCGAAAGACAGTTGCTCTTCAATGTATTCGTTAGCAAATGTGAGTGGTGTCCTATATATTTTCTCTGGCGACCCAATTTGCGGGACGAGGGAGACAATCACATTGTCGAACTGGCGATCGCGGGGAACGCAGACTATGTCGTGACTAGCAATGTAAGGGACTTTCGAAACCCGAACTTGCGTTTCGACAATGTCGTTGTTGTAACGCCCGAACGCTTTGAGCAGGAGTTGGGCAAATGA
- a CDS encoding toxin-antitoxin system HicB family antitoxin, with translation MNAVTIQIPDDMHESVKAIAAEKGVDVATLLIDVTESIIREHDAEMRFRKRAERGAGHDSEALALLRRK, from the coding sequence ATGAATGCCGTAACAATCCAGATCCCTGACGATATGCATGAAAGCGTCAAGGCGATTGCAGCTGAAAAGGGTGTCGATGTCGCAACACTACTGATCGATGTGACAGAATCAATCATTCGCGAACACGACGCAGAGATGCGCTTCCGTAAAAGGGCCGAGCGCGGTGCAGGTCACGACAGCGAGGCTCTGGCCTTGCTGCGCCGGAAGTAA
- a CDS encoding GNAT family N-acetyltransferase produces MSDAIILETSRLVLTMWDQSDAEMIRQLHSTIETTRYLSGAAPWTLEKAEDRLKTWFGEHARDGVTKYKMLRRDDGRFIGRAGFSRFQGEHDRGEFELGYSICQDAWGNGYATEIAGALADWFFQRGFTDRFIAFTHPENIASQRVLRKIGMEYRSPIIIDGVSGLCFKMSR; encoded by the coding sequence ATGAGTGACGCCATCATACTCGAAACTTCACGCCTCGTTCTGACTATGTGGGACCAGAGCGATGCCGAAATGATTCGGCAACTGCATTCCACGATCGAAACGACACGCTATCTTTCAGGCGCTGCCCCGTGGACCCTGGAGAAGGCCGAGGACCGCTTGAAGACTTGGTTCGGTGAACATGCGCGGGATGGCGTGACCAAATACAAGATGCTGAGACGGGACGACGGCCGTTTCATCGGCCGCGCCGGATTTTCACGGTTTCAGGGGGAGCATGATCGCGGCGAATTCGAGCTCGGTTATTCCATCTGCCAGGACGCCTGGGGAAACGGCTATGCGACCGAGATTGCTGGGGCGTTGGCGGATTGGTTCTTCCAACGCGGCTTTACTGATCGGTTCATAGCCTTCACGCATCCGGAAAACATTGCATCGCAACGGGTTCTCCGCAAGATCGGCATGGAATACCGCTCGCCGATCATCATCGATGGTGTTTCAGGTCTCTGTTTTAAGATGTCGCGGTGA